The Juglans regia cultivar Chandler chromosome 1, Walnut 2.0, whole genome shotgun sequence nucleotide sequence ttctaatactaatatagactatagttataacttgtagtatcataattatactaaatcactataacttatactaatatagttatactaaatgactataagttataactataactatatatattatatagtattaatatcactattagtataatatatagtattaataataactaatagtctaatactaatataactattagtataactaaatccctatataataatatatatcatatattttttttatgaatcttcatatataatatatatataatataaaatagattcatattaattagtatataatgtacattagtatattactatagtaactattcattataaaaaaaaaaaaaaatcatttatcatcacagcaaaaacggcgccgttgattcatttattttagaattaggTCTAAGTTTCTAACGCTGCACGCagtccctctctctcgcgcaagACTCAGTCACTCAAGTCACCCggtccctctctctcacgcagGCTCGCAGCGCCGCAGCCCTCTCGGCTCTCTCGCGGCCTCGCCAGTCGTactctctctcgcgcagcgccGCAGCCGGCGCATCTCTGTCGCGCAACCCCTCTCTCGCAGAACCCCTCTGTCGCGCAACCCCTCTCTCGCGCAGCGACTCCCTCGCACGGCCCGAATCGCAGAGCCCCTCTCTCGCGCAGCGACTCCCTCGCACGGCCCGAATCGCAGAGCCCCTCTCTCGCGCAGCGACTCCCTCGCACGGCCCGAATCGCAGAGCCCCTCTATCGCCGTCTCACGCAACCCTCCTCTCACGGAGTCACGCAGGCCGCAGCTCCTCTTGGTAACCGATTACCCAACTCCATCTCTgttctttaatcaaatttttgaggttgataatgttgattttttcgaatttttgaggttgataatgttgattttttcgaATCTTTGAGGttgataatgttgatttttgttgGTTCTATAATTAATTCCTAGCTGTACGAATAGTCTGAATCGAGAATCTGCGAAGCCttcaaatatttgtttgtttcatTCCGTGCTTATTATATGACCCGAATGGAGTATGTGCAAATTTGGATTCAAATTCCTTCAGAAGCTGTTTGATTCTTTACATATGATTTCTGTGTTATTGGTTTTTCTATGTGTAGGTGCTTTATGTCTCTGTTAGGGCTTTTACTGATCCAGAAATAGATTCCTCTCTTAGTGTTTGTTAAGTCAGCAGAATTATTCCACTCAAAAGAATCTTCTGCAATATCTTCTTGTAACAGAAAAGATAAATAGTCTAGCTAGGTGTCATGAgttgattggtttgttttagaATTCTGTTATGAAATGCTTCTATATATTCTCTACTGTACTGAGGTTTTGTTGTATGAAAATTACAGAAGATGAATGCAGAGCATCTTTACGGTTTTATCTCAAACAGTGCATATGCATTTTATTTAAACCGTCTGCCCTGTATTTTCTACATACATGAGTAGTACCATATATTAAAACAATGTGCCTGATCTTTTCCAAGGACAGAGATCTGGGACAAGTAGTTTTCGACGACTATAATGTTTTAACCTTTCAACCGTATTATTTTAAccgtattattttatttgtttgttgtgtGTTAGTTCTTAAATCATGAATATAGAAGGCAGACACACGTCTACATCCACAGCTGCATCTTCTCCTGGCATCCCTGAACAGCCTATTGATGCTCCTTGTCCCATGGTTGAAGAGTCCACCGGACCAATAGAATCTTCGGTAGGCACTCGGACTCCTAGTGCCTTCTGTTCTTACCCTCACCCTCCACCTGGTAGTAGAGTTCCTAAGAATAGGTCTTTAGTATGGGTCCACTTCACAAGAGTGCCCGATTGTGATCCTGAAGAGCCTATAGCTACTTGTAACCATTGTGGGAGGCAATGGAAATGCCATCCCAAAAGGCAAGGCACTTCGGCCATGAAAACACACATCCAACTTTGTCCCAAAAACCGTAAGAGTAAGTTGGACAACACTCAAACATTCTTGGTCCCGGAAGCAAGAATTGAAGGCCAAGGGGAGAAGACCTTAGGGATGACCAAgtacaatgagaaaaaaatccGGGCAGCCCTTGCTAGGATGGTGATAGTGGATGAGTTACCCTTTAGGGTTGTTGAGGGCCAAGGGTTTCGGGAATACACTAAATCCCTTGATCCTAGGTTTTCAATTCCTTCTCGATTTACCGTAATGCGTGACTGTATGAGGctatttttgaaagagaaagatagcttgaagaaaatgtttttgaccaccaaacaaagagtgtgcctgaccactgacacttggacttctatccaaaatattaattacatgtGTGTGACCGCTCACTTTATTGATGGTGATTGGAAGTTGCAGAAGCGGATCATTTCATTCGTTCGGATTAGTGACCACAAGGGGGCAACGATTGGGAGGGAATTGGAGGAGTGTATGCTTGATTGGGGCATTGACAAAATCCTCACAATTACGGTGGACAATGCTACCTCTAACGACTCTGCTATTGATTGGTTGAGAACAAGGGAAATAGGAAGTGAGGATTGTGTTGCAGctcacgagtttattcacatgAGGTGTACGGCACACATCTTAAACCTTGTTGTGAGTGAAggtttgaaagatgttgatgactcgATCATAAGAATCAGAAATTTGATTAAGTATGTGAAGTCTTCTCCCCAAAGACTTGCCACTTTCAAGTCTTGTGTTGATAGGTCAAAAGTGCCATGTTCTAGTTTCTTGTGCCTTGACGtgcctactagatggaactcgaCTTTTCTTATGTTGGACGTGGCTGAGAAGTATCAAAAAGCCTTCCAACTTTTGCTTGATGAGGATCCCTACTCAAGAGTTTATTTATCTGAGGATGGGCATGGGAAAAAGGGTCTTGGAGCTCCTGAGTCTGATGATTGGGAGACCATAAGAAACTTTTCGAagtttcttcatgtattttataatgtcaCCATGCGTATTTCTGGTACACTATATGTTACATCAAATTTGTATGTCCAAGAgctcattaatattcataaaaaattgaatgtTTTTTGTACCGATCACCACCGTTGCGtctgagtcggcatttagcacagGAGGCCGTGTCCTGGATCCATTTAGGAGTTCTTTGGCTCCTAGAACTGTCGAAGCTCTTGTGTGCACGCAAAACTGGTTGAAATCAACTCCTATATGCTTGAGTCAAAATTATACGGATGCCATTGATGATGCGGAGAGTTATAAGTTAGACTCAGGTAATgtatttagagatttttttaagttgttatatatgttgattttgacattttctgaTACTAACCTCTTATACTTTAACATCTTAATGTAGAATTAATCACTGGTATGGCCAACTTACTTCATGAAGATGATTGACAATTTGACATATTGAGCCTTTGAGGTTTGAGCTACTATCCAAAATACTAAATGCTTCATGCTAAATTCTGTTTACTTTTCAAAGACAACTATGCTATCTACTTCTACTTTATTTATACCATTGGtccatatatatttaagtttccGAGACCTTACttctactttgtttatttttcatatgatattaaagttgggttgtttttcttactaatattttcattttttttttcaggcacaacttgaaagttggaagttggaacatttggaaatttgtaacatttaatatattttggttcatttgttgggcatttagaatattgtaatttggaagcttgtaatttattttattttggtgcatttgaaagtttgtaattaaatatttaaatgttgttggaacatttattttggttggCTCTTAGAacattttggatttcttttttgttagcTATGTGATGGATGATGGATGGTAGGTGTGATATGTGGATGTTTATTGAAGTGATTAGTatttagttggatgtggatatgaGGATATGGATGATGGATGATGTGGATATTAGTAAGTTTGGCCCTTTGAAATAGGTGTGATATGCatgtttttgtttgcatgttcttttagtataatgataacattagattgatattgCATGCATGTCCAGGTTttctatttagtttagattgtaatattgagaaagttgaaatttgaaagcccacaaatttttatttttttttaaaagtggatcaaatatgaagttaaaaaagacaaaaaaataaaataaaaaaatccgactccgctccgactccgctccgacaagtcggagtcggagtcggagcggattatGTGCAttgcggagtcggagtcggaggtcggattcgacctccgacaaagtcggagtcggagtctccgactccgaatcaatcggtgctcagccctaactTTGAccacttattttacttattcattttgacacctcatatattttaatttttaattttattatttaataattaaaaaaataattattagtgtattgatatatttttatatttttaagcggcagagtagcccactcaaaagtaatatttacaAGATGCCCTCATTTTGTTCCCGTTGGAGGGCGATGGAACAGTAGAACTCAAGATTTTACAGGAAGTTGAATCTGCTGACACCtacaaaaagttcaaaatttaattcgCTTATAAATCAACAATTTCGACGTGTCAACGATGGTTTATCCTTTGCACCGGCTTTATGCATGCAATAGATATCATTGATCAAGTTTAATCATTAAATGCTCATCACACAATCATCTACAATACTACTCACTAAAGGAatgaaaaatgtatatataaatatatataaatgctaaATCTATCCATTGACATGACTTCATTGATtagttaaatctactttacaatgcTACTGCTACTAGAAACAGAACATTTGAGTCACCATTGTCACCGTGATCAGGTTCCTTCAGTCCACTTTTGGACGCTTCGGTTGTGATGTTGGCTCTCTATGGTTAGGTCAGTGGTGCTTTTATCATGATGTCTGTGTCCCCTAAGCCTCCTTGCCCTCGATGTAGTGGTTGCTCCTGCTCCAGTGAAGACGACGATGCCTCCATGGTTGTAGCTAAAACTGGTCTTAATTTTAGAACCCTCCCTCCTTTATCTGGCCATTACTATATCTCATTACAATTCTCACAATCCAAGGATACTATTCAGTTGTGCTGAATGTGCCTTCGTCTTGGGTGTAGGACGCCTTCTACTGTCTGAACACTTGCTCAAGATGATGCTTATCATCTGACAGCAGTAATTCTCCAATGGCCACGAAAAAATCAGACTTTAATCTTGAAGGCTTCCCTTGGCCTCCATTGTGGTATCATTAATGGCAAATTCCTGAAGGTAAGCACCTTGGCCTTGACACTTCCGGTGTTGCCGCTCCTTTTGACATGATGGCTCCAGTCATGATGATTTGACAGGTGGAGGACTTCCTGCATCTTGAAATCCTAGTCGCTCCTCCAGCTCAAGCTCCTGTGAGTCCAAGGGTACATCGAGAGAACTTGTCATTGGCAACAATTACAAAGGCCTCTCGTGCCTGCAAAGTCTTAGGAGGTCTACAGGAAACTTCAGTTTCTTATCCACGAAAGCTGTCTTTGAGTCATTGTTGAGAGAATGAGAACAGTTCTCAGTGGATGCCTTTTGCCCAAAATTTTCTGTTTACATTGCCTTTAAACCAAGTGATCCTTTACTGAATTCTCAAGCTCTTGCGGTCCCATCTTCAAGCTGTCCTGAATTTGTTGGCACAGCTGAGGAAGTTCCAGTTGATTTTGGCTGGCATTCTGACGCCTCATGCTGATCACAAAACTTTACTTGCTTCTCTTGATTCTGAGATAACTCCTGCAATGCTTCAACTTCTTGTTCAGGAGGCCTTTTTAGACTAGAAAACTCAACTTGCTGCTTCTGCCCAGACTTCTTTATGTTTTTCCCTCTTTTGTTCATCCATCACAGAATTTAGAGTGTCATGCTTTGGCACCTCCCACACACTTCATGAATTAATAATATCCATCAGCTGTTCCTCAATCTTCTTTGTCCTCTTCAACAATTCTATACATTTAGCCTACCATTcgaagagattaaaaaaaagtcttcaatgagttattttgaaaatgatcgttcaacattcaaatacatatctTAACATTCACCTTTGATGTAAGTAGTGAAACATCATTTCCCAATCCGTGGCTTATATGATAAAAAGTCTGGTTTGTCATAATAGCTTCATTGTTTTCTGACTCTTGCGATGATTGCAGGTCGCTATTTATTAGACAAGAAAAGGAGCAAGCATGAGGTCAGTAAttaaaaggaaaagggaaaataaacataaaaataactaGTAAGAGGCAAACCTAAGGCCAATAATATTGTGCCTCATTTCAGTTTGCAGTTCATTTAGTTTCCCAGTCACTTGATTCTCTAGTCCTTCTAGCTCGATCAGCTTTTCAATTAGTAGACTTTGTTCTTCGTGATATGGAATCTGTTTGGAGCAATCTCTAATTTGACGATCATGCGGTAGATTTCGATCTTCAATTACTTGATTTTTCTGTTCTTGAATGACACCATCTGCTCGTTTTTCCTGAATTTGTTCTCCGGTTGATTTAGTTTTGTCTTCTGCTGCATTCAGAATGCCCACAACCACTTCAATTTCATGCCTTCGTGTATGACCTTgttgagaactcatttcatcttGCTGTTTATTTTGCTGCTCTTGAGAAGGGCATGACTCTGCAATCACTTCACCTTTCTGTCCTTCAATTTGTTCATTAATCAATTCAAATTTTAGCAGTTTTGCTTCATTGTGTTTTCCTATGTGTTCCTCAAGCAATTGAACATCTTCTGCAACTTGGTTTTTATCTTCCATTTCATTGAACTGTGGCTCTTGGTCACTTCGTGCTGCTGCAGGCTTTTGTTCTACTAATGTATCAATTCGGTCTTCAGTTCCATTCAACTGCCTATGCTTTCCTTCGAGATAAAAATTACCGTTTTCAACAGGAAGCATATAACAGTTTTCAGAAGTTTTTAGAATCTCCCCCGTCTCAGTAAGCTTTTTCAAATGATGCCTCAAAAAACTTTCATGAGCCCATGGCAGATCCTCAAcatcttttttaataaactcTGATATTGCTTCCTCAGTCGATCCCTCCCCATTCAATCCTTCAATCGCCCTTCGTATCATCTACACAAATTGACATGTAAAGGTAGGACATCTAAAATCATCAGGGAAATAATGGAGAACACTGTCACAGAAAAAGAGAGTATTACCAGAGCATAGGTGGGGTGATCAGGGGTGTGCAAATCAGAGAGCTTCTCACAAACATATTGTTCGATGTGGTTCCTGAGAGCAGGTCTGAGGGCATTGTAGGTAAATAAGGTTGTATACTTGTTCATGGCAGCATCAATGATCTTGTTTATCTTTAGTCCCTGTGCATGGTGTTCAAGAGTGTTGTTAACAGGGGTTGGGGCAACATGTGTAAACCCGGAACATAGAATAGACTGGTTCAGCAATTACTGATTCAGCCAGCTAGATAAATAGCCCCATGACATTGCCTAATGTAATGTCATCAATGTAAAGCTAGAGGCTTGGACACACGATATGCACATTAACTTGATGATAAATTAGTGATGGACACGAACTTAGATGCATAAATCTTACaagattgtaaaatttattCAACAGAACTCACAGCCTTGTGATAAAAATTCCTTTAAAATGAAGCAAAACCAATAACAATGACAAGAAAAAGTATCCAGATTAATCACAGATGGCTTACTATAAAGCCCTAGAATAAAAATATGACTAATAAACATAACTTTCAGCTTACCATGCTCTGCTTTCTCCAATGAAATGGGTTTACTATAAGAGTTTGGAATCTTGTTGACTATTTAACACGGGTAGCATAGGTAAGGTAAAAGTAAGGGGTGTGGTTTTTGCAAAGGTGTCCAATCTCCAATTTTGTTCAATGGAATACAGTTAATCCGTTCAAGGCCTTAAACAcacaaagaaaaaaggaatCATATGCATAACCAGGTATAATCATCCAGACCATTAActatcaaaatacataaaagtaaaaagaaacaTAAGGGAACTTGTATTATATCTGAAATATTTTCCCCCTTTTATTCCTTTCCAGACACCCCATTGCACGTTTTCCGTGAAAACAATTAGAGAAACCCATATTCTAGTGTCAAACATATAACCAACATGGGTTCCTCGCATATTATTACAAAATGTCCTTGTAGCCTAAGTTGCTATGGGAATAAAAAGTTAATATCTACTCAAAATAACTAAGCTacttaataaaaggaaaaaaaaaaagaaaaaaaaaatatttaggagTGCAAGAAAGAGGTAAAAAACTTTTTGAGTACTTAACCAAAAAATTTAATGGACATATGTTAGTGGATGGAAACTTATCTACTAAAATTATTGTGAACTTGATTATACTTTATTGTTCTTttactcattaaaaaacacttcattGTTCTTTCCAATTCTACTCTCAGATTTATAATAGGACATCTTTATTGCATAATAATTACTAAACCTAAAATGACCTAATTTGATGGTCAAAGAATCCCAGAAACAGCCAT carries:
- the LOC109019729 gene encoding uncharacterized protein LOC109019729 codes for the protein MPATKAKKKQEKTGVRTDDDPHYGLKINKIIDAAMNKYTTLFTYNALRPALRNHIEQYVCEKLSDLHTPDHPTYALMIRRAIEGLNGEGSTEEAISEFIKKDVEDLPWAHESFLRHHLKKLTETGEILKTSENCYMLPVENGNFYLEGKHRQLNGTEDRIDTLVEQKPAAARSDQEPQFNEMEDKNQVAEDVQLLEEHIGKHNEAKLLKFELINEQIEGQKGEVIAESCPSQEQQNKQQDEMSSQQGHTRRHEIEVVVGILNAAEDKTKSTGEQIQEKRADGVIQEQKNQVIEDRNLPHDRQIRDCSKQIPYHEEQSLLIEKLIELEGLENQVTGKLNELQTEMRHNIIGLSDLQSSQESENNEAIMTNQTFYHISHGLGNDVSLLTSKAKCIELLKRTKKIEEQLMDIINS